The Neodiprion lecontei isolate iyNeoLeco1 chromosome 2, iyNeoLeco1.1, whole genome shotgun sequence genome segment ACCATCTATTTGAACAAGAaatggtaaagaaaaattataatgtaacTTTTCAAGAGTTTCAGCTAGTCAAAACTATGACGGTAGGTATTTTAAATACTATCATCCCAAAAGTTGTGTCAATATAATTACCTATTAGACATGTGGTATGTACATAGTTACCACTGTTAAAGGTCAGAGAAATATTGAACGGGATGTACACATGAGTTTTCATTTAGtaagagtaaaattatacgtaGAGGAATCAGCAAATGGCATCAAATTTGCATAATGAAATAATGTCATTCCTATACCTAGTCTAACAAGACCTgaagttacaaaaatttgtatacatatagcaTAGTGTTACGTGAGGTATTAAAATCATGTTGTTGACAACTACTAtgattataatacatatgttaTGAAACTGTTGTAGAACTGATCGAAGCGTTGATTCAGAATTTATAGAACCGTAGAATCTCAGCTGATCATTCTGTTGTTGCGACTTCGGAAAATGTACTTGTATACCTAGGTGAACAGATAAAACGTTGATAGTCTCTGGGAAGCGGATGTTAACTATTGTAAATGAtgtttttgaaagaaattagaCATTCAATCCAAATATTCGTATTTGTTGAGAGATTTTAGAAAACTGTAATCAGTGGTCATTGTGACAAACTGAAAAGTAATTCATCTTAATCGAACACCAAATGATTACATACCACACTGAGTTGTATTGTACCCCAGACTACATATTCTAGTAAATTAAAACTTCCttaaaagttgcaaaatataaattgaacacGTTTGCAGCtaatttaaagaaatgaaGACGATGCTGTTCTGAAATATAATCCTGACAAAATCAACATTGTTAACTAGGCTCATTTTCAAACGCATATCAGTTTTAGATTTTATCAGTTACCATTTTTGAATAGTTAGATTTCTGCCAAAAACAACTTCTATAATATGGAATTTAGAGATGCTTGCAAATAATGAATGTTCAAAGGAATGTAAGAAGAAAATCTACACGCTAACTCTAACCAttatggtatatatatactgtactgcttggcagtggtttaattttttgataagtTTTGATTACACCTTTTAAGTTTAAAAACACATGAGTCCCCAAAAtgttgttgaatatttaaacaatttgaaagatttgatattacaaaaataataataaacttcAATGTTAAGGTCTTCTTCTGATTGTTGGTATTAAAGTTTAAACTAGGGTAAGACTTATTTGTGTTTCAAATTGTTACATATTGTCTCTCacaaaatcaacaaaataaaaaatgtaattttataaGTGGCGCATGTGATGTTACTTTCCGTTTGTTTTAGATCGGAGACAATGGGTAGCCATTGGCGTCTTGACTGCGATATTGGTACTactaattattttgtttataattaagtgaataacttatttcattttacagaCTGTTCATCAATTATAGTGATTAATTTTCTTACTAGAATTTAAATGTAATCCagtgtacacgtatacatattacatacatatatgtatatgtgtattatatatatatgtatattaactTTTGTTAAACAGCATATTTATTTACCAGAGTACCGTTTTAccgaagataaataaaaagatattTACGTTGTTGTTAGAAACAAAGTGCCATATACCATACATATAATGTTAACTCGTCCTTTgtaaaatggaagaaaaatcaatatctCGTAAAATAAAGGTAGTCACcttgaattttgacaaaaaatattttttcttttcttcttagttgtaaaaattatcaattccTGTTAATTTTTTGACATCATAAAGCTGttacttatttcaatttcgcgtttcaattattctcataaaaaacaaatctcATACGAGGCCatacaaaaattatgaatcattgtaattatttttttagtctTATCAGAGTACaatgattttataattgtttattattttatatgcTACATTTTGTTCTAAACTATAAACTTCGTacaaatgttttttgttttttatttataattttatataagtAAAAAGTTTAAAGAGTAAAGTATTAAGTATTATGAATTGCCAAAAAACACCGGTAATCAAAGTTTCTAAAGTTGGCTGAAGTACCAGTCATTAATTTAGATTACCAGTTGTTCTTTCTTACTTTGTCGGTTCAAGGAGAGCTGAAACAGCCAACTTGACTGCACATCCATTGACAGATGATCCATACACAATGTTACAATGATTGATATAGATGTTCAACAATGACAAGGCTCATCATAACGCATTCGTCAAATGAGTTATAGTCTTCGTACGAGACTCTAAAGTTTCGGGACCTATTCTAAGATGAGTTTTGAAAACGTGTGTTCTGAGctttagaaaatgaaataaggaAATCCTTTAAAGTTGCAGAGTATAGTTGGCAGAggtatattattgaaaattttataatgttGAATAGGGTTCTATTATTTAAATCTTTGGTATAATAATCATGATTGCAGAGATTatcattgtataaaaagtatcAACGTACTTAACTTCAGAAAATACAAAGTGAATGTTTTAACTTATctgttaaataataaaagcTAGTAATTAATGTACAattaaaatagttttttttaatgttttctttttttttttgttgttattgttattttctgATAAAACATTGTACAAACtgtgaaattttgtataatagAGAATTGAAATCTCGAAGTTAATGACAATAGACATAAAAAACGGTCAACTGACTgttttaacattattattacattgtTCTATTAGTAAATTAGCGtcatattattgaaaaactcGAAGTTCATTTTTCGTCTATTAAAACATGTCGTTTTTATGTTGTTTTTCGcctattttctttcaatttttcgtaatttttttctgaaaatcatatttttgcATTCTCAGTGTTcatttgaaatgttttttgaaGCATCATGCGATACTGGATTGTATAGATTTTGAGAATTTGACTTGTTAGTTCTGGTTTCATTCAAGTAAACGAAACGTaaaattcatgatttttttttaagtattcTATGGCTATTTTATGAGACATGATGGAAGTCTAAGGTTCGAGACGGACTCGTTTAAAGCAATCCGTTGGAAGAGCTAATTTAAtagtttctatattttcaactTCAAGTTTAAGCCTTGCTACTTCTTCatcataatttttcacccaCTGAATTTGAAGATTTTTCGCCACTGTCAAGGCACGAATTCTTTCATCCAAATTATTAGCCTTTATTTCTTGCTCGGCTGCATTAAGTCGTTCTTCCAAACGATCCAAGTCCGCTTCGTCTAAAAGTATGCAATGTTATAGtagattttttaataattaaatgacTTTGTACATCATCAAAAAATACTACATGTATAAGTATAGTTTTCTCGAAATAAAATACTTTACGCTGTTCACTAGATTATTGTTTTCTTGCTTCCAAAACTCACTTATTTCTGGCAAAGCCTCTAGTTCCTTTATAATCTCAGCTACTTCTATCAGAGCTTTATCAACTTGTTGGGATGCAACACCAACATTGGTTTTTGATTGTCCGACCTTTTGTTTCGCCTGATTACAAAGAGTAAACAtgcacattatttttttatattagttttcaaattgaattgaattaatcgaaaaattatcatttgaaagaagcatattatatatatttttcgacaCTAAAATCTGACCTCGCTAGTAACGTTTGCGTCCCTGGCTGCCTGTTCTTCTTGTTCCTTGATACGACTCTCTGTGAATTTTAGCCTAGTTTGTAGGTGTTCTGATTCTTGACTCAAACTAATGGCTTTGGATTTTGTTCTATTCGCTTCCATCCTGATTCTGTTGGCATTTTCACTTGCTTTATTTGCATAGTTTTCCTGGAATACTTACAGTTAGTATCTTTTCATGATTAAAGTTCATTAgaaacattgtttttatttacctGCGCTTCTTTAGCAATATTCCGTGCCTTGACTGCATTAACTTCAGCCCCATTCAAAGTTTGATCAGCTGATCTAGTTTTTTCAAAAGCATCATCAATCAGTTTTCTGATCTCGTCAATGTCACGCAAGGATTCTTGTGCTATCAGTTGTTCCCGTCGAACTTCTTCGTCAAATTCTATACAAAACGTGAATCGTAAGTTATGAACCATGTGATAacaacttgaaaaaataattgatgttCCAGCTATATTCAACCAAACTAACCGCTCAATTTCTTGTGCGTTTCTTGGGCTTCTTTAAGAGTGTGATCACCCCTTTTAACAGCTTCATCAACCTTTGCATTCGCATCGTCCGCTTCCAAGAATAGTTCGCCAATCGTGTCTTGTTGATCTCTCGCTCtttccaataatttttcactgttcaaaattttctcacttatTTCTCGCAGTAAATCATCATTGTCTTCCAGTAATAGTTGAGCTCGCTCTTTTATCATTAATCCCTGTAACATAGACAAATGATAAAACTTATGAGATAGTATGACATTAACAATGTTTCACTCAAGTATATAGCAAAGCAAAGTTATAAGTAAAAAAACTTTATGGAATGTAGACAAAGgtgcaaaaataatttgaacttAGGTAAAATCTCACCTCGTTACTAATGGCATCGGCTTGCCTTTGAAGTTCATCAATATCAATGGTTGGAATAATAAGATTTACAATTGATATCACCAATGCTTCTTTTAGAACTGCGGCAGATTTATTAGCTGTAATTTTTGTGAGATCCTTGactttattaaatttatcctTGAGTAACTGGAGTTCATTATCCAATGCTCGAATCTCATCGctgatggaataaaaaaaattatgaatagtAAAACCATATAAATTTCATGTCAATGAACATTCATTGCATTCAATAGATGTTGACcaattaagaaaattttcaaagattacACTGACCTTATGTTGGTGTTTTTGTACATAGCTTGTTTTGCTAGATTATAAGCTTGCAGTGTTCtgttttttgcattatttgCAATGTCATAAACTTTCTTTGCTTCGTTTGTGTTACTGTaagaatatttcatttaagccttagaaataattttcatgtgATTCGAACAAGTTTTATTACAAGTCACATACGTCTATACAAGTTTCGTCGCATAGTTTTAGCTGtatttagaagaaaaaatacttgACCAAATGAGAGATGCTATTAAACCCATGGTTGTATAATACCGAATAGGTTGCTTGTAACTTACATATCTGCTAGTTCACGTGCCTTCTGCGCGATAGCGGTCATCTGATTATTTTGTTGGCCAACTTCCTCGGCTCGTTTTCTAGCATCCTCTAATGCAGTTCGACCTTCAGTTGCTAAATAACCTTCAGCTTCCTGCAgtcaaatgatttattttgcaTTGATGTATAAGTACGTTATGCATAAATGCTAGTttaaaactataaaataatAGACTTACAGACAGTTGTTCGTGAATTGTATCTAACACTGTTTCGGCCTCTTCAATACTCATTTGGCCGTTAGTAGCGGTCTCGTTGGCTCCGTCAGCAATAGATTCGACCTCTTGTGAATTGTAATCTATCTCGTTCAGAAGATTACGCAACTCGTCCAATTGTTCGACTAGAGATTTCTTGTTACCTAAAAGatatacaatttcatttgtgAGCAGTTAATCATTTTGAATAACAACATGAAAATGAACTCTACTGAAAGAAATCTAGATACCACTTACTTCCAGAATTTTGTTGAGCATTTTGTAACAACGTTCTGACACGATCTTGAACGTTCtttaaatctttttcaaaGTCCGTATCTTTTTTAAACGCAGTTTGAGAGCCTCCAATTTTTCTTAATGTATCTTCTAAATCATCTAAGCGCCTCCGATGCGCGTTTATGGCATCTTGAACCAAATTGTAGCAAGGAGGACAGTCTATACATCCACGCTGCCGGTCATGCTTGTTTTCTTTGCAGCGGTCACAACGTCGACCTTCCACATTTTGCAGACACTGAGAAATAGCACAAAGTTCGTGTAGACCAAACTCAATTGATTTGCATAGTACAGAATTAATAACTTACTGGACACTGCCCATCTGGACCACATTGCAATTCTTGTGAACCAATTTCATCGCAGTCACAGCGCTTGCACCCTTCATTACCAAATCCGTATTGGTAGGGCAAACAGGCGTCGCAACGTTGAGATGTTACTCCAGGTTTACATTGACACTGTCCTGTCAATGCGTCACAAGTCCGGTCATGCGATCCTTCGGGGTCGCAGTTACAAGCAGCGCAACCCTAAAATACGTGTTTAAACAATATATGTGAACTTGAGTGATGTATTACTCTTGAAATTGCATTTGAATTAGCTACAAATTCCAAGAAATTACCTCTCCGCTAGCGATATTATAATATCCGTCTTCACACTTGTCGCAGTTACGCCCAGTCACATGAGGCTTACACCTACAATAGCCTGTCAATTGGTCACAAGGAGCGATACTTCCGTCATCAAGTTCCTGCGTGCCTGGAGCATAACACTGGCACGCTACACAGCCATCCTCTTTACGATCGGATAAGGCATCGCCATAATATCCTAAAATGGTCAAGAAATATTCATGCAATTGCTTATTATTAcgcaaatgaaaaagtttttcacatCAATGAAAATGCGAATTATAGATTACCTGGAAGACACTCCTCGCAGTTAAAGCCAGCTGTGTTGTTTACACACTTCAAACATTCTCCTGTAAGTTGATTACAGTTTCGCACCGCATTCAAGTCGATGTTGTTATTACACTCACAAGGCCTGCATTTTTGGTTATTTTCAGGGTCACCGAAGTAGCCATCAGAGCAAACTTCGCATCGAGCACCTGTGGTCGGATGTGTTTAATCAGTATTCAAGTATATGTCAGCGttatacaatatactattAAGTATACACATTACTGATTTTATGCTTCCAGTATCATAGAATACGAACCTGTACGTCCTAGAGGACATTCCGAACAAATTGGGTCGGCATTATTATCAAGTAAAATGCAATGCCCTTGATCTGGACAAGGGCATGGTTTACAATCATCAGGTGTCCCCTTTAATGGGTACCCATAATATCCACGTTGACAGTGCTGACAATTATCTCCCGAGGTGTGATGCTGGCATATACATTGGCCTGTGGATAATTAGCAGGCACAAGtttaaaatattgaatcaATTTCTGATTGTACTTGCAAATTATCGGTTTTTACCAATAACGATTTCTGCATAATGATCATACTTTTATTATGTAATACGCACCTGTTTCGGCTTCACAAATCTCGGCATGTCCATTACAGTTACACGGTACGCAAAGCGCGAATGGACCACCGTTTGAGGGTTCATGATGAAAACCTGGCGAGCAGGATTCACAAAATTGACCAATGTATCCGTGAGGACAGGTGCAGTGTTCTATCCAATCCGCCGGTTCGCCGGCTGCGCCACGATGTGCTGTTTCTAGCATTACATCATCCAAGAATCCTCTGCCTGAAGTgcatgtaaaaaattattaaaaaatacaagctTCAGAGAAGGAAATTAGTAGATCTTGATTACCTTTGTGAGTGTAAGTTCCCCTGATTTTGATCGCGGTCAAATTAGATAATATCGACATGAAATCTCGCGATGATAATTGCGGAAGCCAACCATAATCAGGATGCTCGTGTAGCCTAAATCTGTATTCCATAAACTGTGGAAAAATCGTGGATTAACGTCGCGTCAAACGATAGACAATGCcgtttcaataattatatacgtacTACACCAGATGGTGAAGGGTTGTTCTGTCCGAATATTGGTTGCGCAATCGGCTGCCCATTCCTTCCTTCAAGAATTACGTCACTTACGGTTGGTGCCGCGCCTCTATCTCCTATCCTCAGTTTGAAAGTCATATCTTGATTGTAAGACGCACGTTGATCGCCAAGAAATCTGTCTACAAGGAACATGAGTGATCAAAATATTATGAACAATATACGACTCGATTGACATTCACATTTTATAAGGTTCACACTTACCAGGTGCAACGAAATACACATCTTCACGATCTTGGGCTGCCACACTGATAGATTGTGTCAGCGAGTCGTAATTGAGTGGTAAACGTCTGCCATTGACTTCCGCCGACCAGCGCTCGGTACCTCTAGCAAACATGCTCTCAATAACAACTTTAGAATATCCAGATTCAGATTCACAGACTGATGAATGCCCGTAACAGAAGCACGGGGTGCACCCGAATACATTTGAAACAGCAAGATTGAAGAAGCCAGGACGACACCTGCGAGTGAAGGTTGAGATGTTATTACGACTGTATGGATGTCGAGTAAAAATTGGATACAATATAATTTTGCagtatctttaaaaaaaatatcaaatttgtaATGTGATTAAAGCTGACTATCAAAATTCTTACTCGCGACAACGTTTTCCTTCAACGTTTTCCTTGCACTGGCAATCTCCGTTATATGGGTCACATGTTTCAACGTTACCCAACGAACCAGCAATATTACACTCACAAGAAGTACAACCAAGTGATccaaagttataaaaattaggAGCACAACGATCACATTTGTCTCCGGTAACACCAGGCTTGCACTGACACTTGCCTTCACTGTTACACTGCAAGCTTCTTGAACCTGTGAACATCGAATACCGCagtgaaatatattatatattttaattgaaaataacataTTTGTACtctattttcacaatttcagCAGATTCCTATCTAATTATTACAGAAGCTACGATTCACTTACCAGTTTCATGACAATTGCAAGGAAAACAATAGCCGTCCTCAGCACGTTcgtagaaattttcacgacaTCTTTCACAATTAGCACCGTCGCGATTCAAACTACAGTCCAAACAGTGTCCTCCGTGTCCAGTAGCTTTATACAGTTCATTATCAAAGTAACATCGGTCGGAGTAGCCGTTACAGTTGCACGCTGATATTGAGAAAAGAAATGTATTTAATTAAGAATATTACGTAGGTATAACAAACTATGTAAAGTATAAAACTATCATCATCCAAATTGCGCattaaaaatcaacgaaacTTATAAAACGAAATATGCATATCCTACAAGGAGGGGCTGCATAAGGAAATCCCTTATAGaggaaatatatgtataggtataagtaTGCAAGATACATCGCGGCGGCTTCTCGCAAAGAAGTCTTCGCAGTCACCGTAAAAGGGAAGGCAGGTCATTGTTTTCGAAAACCGCGTGACTTCTATTTTATCAGCAATTGCTTTTCATGTCACTATATCGGAGATGCCCATAATTATTCTCGACTTTCTTACGTTTCTTCTTAACAATTAGCTAACTCGCGATTTCAAATACTTCGGGACAGCAAAAATTGATACGTGATTCCAaagtaatcatttttttttatatacatcaTGTTGAGAATTTAAGAGTGATCAATTCATTTTAGATTTCTGCTGTTTGTGGGAATATCAGTTGCATAGATATTCTACGAATGATGGCGTAATGTATTTCAATCACTCCAGGGgatcgtttgtttatttatttttttatttttttctctttaaataaattcaaagaaCTCCGCAACGGCTATCGCACGATTCACGTTCTGCATTACTTATCGTTGTAGCGAGAACGAAGAGCGTGCGAAGCTTGGCGATGATGGTATTCTTTCGTTTCGCGACTTGGTTGACTTGGTTGACTTGTCCATATAAGGTGAGGCCGCACAATGGGGTTCTAAGCCGACCGAGCAAGACGGTGGGCAGGCAGTTTGTACGTGGGGAAAAAACATTCAACAGATCCACGAAGCGGCAGAATGCTCGCGGATATCGCGATCGCGAAGATATGATTATGCATCTGGCCGAAGCTGCATAACCGattcgaataataaattttatcgaattctAATTTAGCGATGAAATAATGCGTTCCAATatcaattgagaaaaaaaaatcgtgacgATGATTATACCTTTGCATTCATAGGCGTTAAACGACGTGGCTCGAGCCCAGGGTGCGTCATTGTAAAATGGCAAACACTCGTTGCAATCGGCTCCAGCGGTGTTGTGTTCACAGctggaaaaattgttgatatattatgaatttcaattgttcAAAAACATATCGTTGAATAACCTGTTGTTGTAATTGATACGTAAATTCAgaggtaaataataataagcattttagaatcgaagaaaaaatgcGGAGATTACTTCGATAAAATCCGAAACGTGTcaagatttgatttttcgtcTAGACGATATGTTCCGCAATTAAATTTCGCGGCTTCCCGAGTCAAATGCTCACCGACAAACGCGACGAGTTGATCCATCGATACCCGTACTCTGAACACATTCGCCTGCGTGTCCGTTGCAGGTGCAACGTGCACCAACGGCTACTTCAGCGATGGCGTAGTAGTACGATTTCAACACTTGATCATCCCCGAATACCTCGTCACCGAATGTGTTCAGCCGATCCAAAGTGATCCTCAAGTCGCTGGCTTGGACCCATTCCTATAATATACAGAAAACAAGTTTGCGCGAGTAATGGAAGATCTTTAAGCCTTTAATTCACGCTGGGAAACTCAGCTTCCGACCGTTTTTAAAgcttttcatttattaaacTACTTTTTTTGATAACAACTGCCGAGTTTCTGGTTCCACATGATTCCTAAAATACGTCTAAGTCTAGAAaacggtataaaataaatttatttacttatcgTAAAAATAGCTCATGTAAACGAATGCTCctaattcatatttttccacaaaaaaaagcattttccGCTAATCTACTATGAAAATCCGAAtgccaatttttacacaaatttaACAGacaccaaaaaaattgacatgatt includes the following:
- the LOC107224116 gene encoding laminin subunit gamma-1 — encoded protein: MSGTMWNSLLLIAAVSSSVVTVLAEFDQIPITRRDDKCYNETTGRAQRCIPSFLNAAFSVPMEATNTCGENGIPTEYCKQTGVQQKSCDFCHAGDHPASYLTDLGNNDNATWWQSETMYEAVQYPNQVNLTLHLDKTYDITYVRILFISPRPESLGIYKRKNENSPWQPYQFYSATCRDTYGLPDSKETVRGDDTRVLCSSEYSDISPLTGGNVAFSTLEGRPSAYWFETNPELQEWVQASDLRITLDRLNTFGDEVFGDDQVLKSYYYAIAEVAVGARCTCNGHAGECVQSTGIDGSTRRVCRCEHNTAGADCNECLPFYNDAPWARATSFNAYECKACNCNGYSDRCYFDNELYKATGHGGHCLDCSLNRDGANCERCRENFYERAEDGYCFPCNCHETGSRSLQCNSEGKCQCKPGVTGDKCDRCAPNFYNFGSLGCTSCECNIAGSLGNVETCDPYNGDCQCKENVEGKRCRECRPGFFNLAVSNVFGCTPCFCYGHSSVCESESGYSKVVIESMFARGTERWSAEVNGRRLPLNYDSLTQSISVAAQDREDVYFVAPDRFLGDQRASYNQDMTFKLRIGDRGAAPTVSDVILEGRNGQPIAQPIFGQNNPSPSGVFMEYRFRLHEHPDYGWLPQLSSRDFMSILSNLTAIKIRGTYTHKGRGFLDDVMLETAHRGAAGEPADWIEHCTCPHGYIGQFCESCSPGFHHEPSNGGPFALCVPCNCNGHAEICEAETGQCICQHHTSGDNCQHCQRGYYGYPLKGTPDDCKPCPCPDQGHCILLDNNADPICSECPLGRTGARCEVCSDGYFGDPENNQKCRPCECNNNIDLNAVRNCNQLTGECLKCVNNTAGFNCEECLPGYYGDALSDRKEDGCVACQCYAPGTQELDDGSIAPCDQLTGYCRCKPHVTGRNCDKCEDGYYNIASGEGCAACNCDPEGSHDRTCDALTGQCQCKPGVTSQRCDACLPYQYGFGNEGCKRCDCDEIGSQELQCGPDGQCPCLQNVEGRRCDRCKENKHDRQRGCIDCPPCYNLVQDAINAHRRRLDDLEDTLRKIGGSQTAFKKDTDFEKDLKNVQDRVRTLLQNAQQNSGSNKKSLVEQLDELRNLLNEIDYNSQEVESIADGANETATNGQMSIEEAETVLDTIHEQLSEAEGYLATEGRTALEDARKRAEEVGQQNNQMTAIAQKARELADINTNEAKKVYDIANNAKNRTLQAYNLAKQAMYKNTNISDEIRALDNELQLLKDKFNKVKDLTKITANKSAAVLKEALVISIVNLIIPTIDIDELQRQADAISNEGLMIKERAQLLLEDNDDLLREISEKILNSEKLLERARDQQDTIGELFLEADDANAKVDEAVKRGDHTLKEAQETHKKLSEFDEEVRREQLIAQESLRDIDEIRKLIDDAFEKTRSADQTLNGAEVNAVKARNIAKEAQENYANKASENANRIRMEANRTKSKAISLSQESEHLQTRLKFTESRIKEQEEQAARDANVTSEAKQKVGQSKTNVGVASQQVDKALIEVAEIIKELEALPEINEADLDRLEERLNAAEQEIKANNLDERIRALTVAKNLQIQWVKNYDEEVARLKLEVENIETIKLALPTDCFKRVRLEP